In Malus sylvestris chromosome 15, drMalSylv7.2, whole genome shotgun sequence, a single genomic region encodes these proteins:
- the LOC126604936 gene encoding receptor homology region, transmembrane domain- and RING domain-containing protein 1-like → MGQAVVGFSMIACFFLLQLSSANVVLQPSGILVADLPAKFAGPVSSSEICGVLLVSDPLHACSPLHNGIQASETDITRFALVERGECTFEDKVQHAQDAGFHAVIVYDDRKEKLVHMMINSKNVTIRSVFVSKASGEMLKEHARGEEGECCIFLLPNEKAWLVFAVSLISFLTVLGLLIIANCARRDWRWPYSQGRNQLPKSADTKIVDALPCFTFSSAGLDECHTEETCAICLENYKDSEILKVLPCQHEFHSSCVDSWLRKWGRNCPVCKHDIRKKIATAEIKRKSWLYN, encoded by the exons atggGGCAAGCTGTAGTGGGATTCTCTATGATTGCTTGTTTTTTCCTTCTCCAACTAAGCTCTGCTAATGTTGTTCTCCAACCATCTGGAATTCTTGTCGCCGACCTTCCCGCCAAATTTG CTGGTCCTGTCAGTAGCTCTGAAATATGTGGAGTTTTGCTTGTATCCGACCCTTTGCATGCCTGCTCGCCTCTGCACAATGGTATTCAAGCAAGTGAAACTGATATAACGAGGTTTGCTTTAGTAGAAAGAGGTGAATGCACTTTCGAGGATAAAGTGCAACACGCTCAAGATGCCGGATTTCATGCTGTGATTGTTTATGatgatagaaaagaaaaattggtTCACA TGATGATAAACAGCAAGAATGTTACAATTCGTTCTGTATTTGTTTCGAAAGCATCTGGTGAAATGCTAAAGGAGCATGCTCgtggagaagaaggggaatgCTGCATCTTCCTATTGCCAAATGAAAAGGCCTGGTTGGTGTTTGCTGTATCTTTGATCTCATTTCTAACCGTATTGGGTCTCCTTATAATTGCCAACTGTGCTCGGAGAGACTGGCGCTGGCCCTATTCTCAAGGAAGAAACCAGCTTCCTAAAAGTGCGGATACCAAGATTGTGGATGCTCTCCCTTGCTTCACATTCAGTTCTGCTGGTTTGGATGAATGCCACACTGAAGAAACTTGTGCCATCTGCCTTGAGAATTACAAAGATTCCGAAATTCTTAAAGTTCTTCCCTGCCAGCATG AATTTCATTCAAGTTGTGTGGATTCATGGCTGAGAAAATGGGGAAGAAACTGCCCAGTGTGCAAGCATGATATACGAAAGAAAATTGCGACTGCTGAG ATCAAGAGAAAATCCTGGTTATACAATTAG
- the LOC126604934 gene encoding uncharacterized protein LOC126604934 isoform X2 encodes MEEEEEASKPALPDAFLDFLKENGLDPSIYSESHSTPRYIRLKPGLEARIEEIEAEIKWKLEEVEWLPGFYALPPDVQIANSNAYREGKIYGIDAASGAAVSALDISAGDHVLDLCAAPACRTMLQKYALGNHCRLFVADGTNFSLIPRRVHSDPKSCESALEENVTFKEWTSRRPWKERKQAARIRKSGAVPSGNQLPDLIYYGCHSGVVGLTKSELYQTFRDDEYLSYGYDKVLVDAECTHDGSIKHVQKFERWGWETLQRRVLDAERSDGLTVLQLKLLTNGFRLLKAGGILVYSTCSLTVAQNEDVVRQFLEGNPCAELQVIDAAENWPCKNGRVPNTLRFDPLTSKTSGLFVAKFSKLTI; translated from the exons atggaagaagaagaagaagcttcgAAGCCGGCGCTGCCGGACGCCTTCCTCGATTTTCTGAAGGAGAACGGGTTGGACCCTTCCATTTATTCCGAGAGCCACTCGACCCCTCGTTACATAAG GTTAAAGCCTGGTTTGGAAGCTCGAATCGAAGAGATTGAAGCTGAGATCAAGTGGAAGCTTGAAGAAGTGGAATGGTTGCCTGGATTTTATGCTCTTCCGCCGGATGTACAGATTGCTAACTCAAACGCTTACCGGGAAGGGAAG ATATATGGAATCGACGCGGCGTCTGGTGCTGCTGTTTCAGCATTGGATATCTCAGCTGGAGATCATGTTCTTGACCTTTGTGCTGCTCCTG CCTGTAGGACAATGTTGCAGAAATATGCATTGGGCAATCACTGCCGACTATTTGTTGCTGATGGGACAAATTTTTCCCTCATACCCAGGAGAGTTCATTCAGATCCAAAATCAT GTGAATCTGCTTTGGAAGAGAATGTGACATTCAAGGAGTGGACATCTAGGAGACCatggaaagaaaggaaacaagCAGCTAGGATAAGAAAAAGTGGTGCCGTGCCGTCAGGGAATCAACTTCCAGACCTCATTTATTATGGCTGCCACTCTGGTGTGGTTGGACTGACTAAAAGTGAATTATACCAAACTTTTCGTGATGACGAATATTTGAGCTATGGCTATGACAAG GTCCTAGTGGATGCAGAGTGCACTCATGATGGATCCATTAAACATGTCCAGAAATTCGAACGGTGGGGCTGGGAAACTCTTCAACGCCGTGTACTGGATGCCGAGAGAAGTGATGGCCTCACTGTGCTTCAG TTGAAGCTCCTAACAAATGGTTTTCGATTGCTAAAAGCTGGGGGGATTCTTGTTTATAGCACTTGCAG TTTGACAGTTGCTCAGAACGAAGACGTGGTAAGGCAGTTTCTCGAGGGAAATCCTTGTGCAG AATTGCAGGTGATAGATGCTGCTGAAAATTGGCCTTGCAAGAACGGGCGAGTACCAAATACCCTGCGCTTTGATCCCTTGACTTCAAAAACGAGCGGACTGTTTGTCGCAAAGTTCTCGAAATTGACCATTTAA
- the LOC126604934 gene encoding rRNA (cytosine-C(5))-methyltransferase NOP2C-like isoform X1 produces MEEEEEASKPALPDAFLDFLKENGLDPSIYSESHSTPRYIRLKPGLEARIEEIEAEIKWKLEEVEWLPGFYALPPDVQIANSNAYREGKIYGIDAASGAAVSALDISAGDHVLDLCAAPGAKLCMISDLLGDSGSVTGVDVSSHRLAACRTMLQKYALGNHCRLFVADGTNFSLIPRRVHSDPKSCESALEENVTFKEWTSRRPWKERKQAARIRKSGAVPSGNQLPDLIYYGCHSGVVGLTKSELYQTFRDDEYLSYGYDKVLVDAECTHDGSIKHVQKFERWGWETLQRRVLDAERSDGLTVLQLKLLTNGFRLLKAGGILVYSTCSLTVAQNEDVVRQFLEGNPCAELQVIDAAENWPCKNGRVPNTLRFDPLTSKTSGLFVAKFSKLTI; encoded by the exons atggaagaagaagaagaagcttcgAAGCCGGCGCTGCCGGACGCCTTCCTCGATTTTCTGAAGGAGAACGGGTTGGACCCTTCCATTTATTCCGAGAGCCACTCGACCCCTCGTTACATAAG GTTAAAGCCTGGTTTGGAAGCTCGAATCGAAGAGATTGAAGCTGAGATCAAGTGGAAGCTTGAAGAAGTGGAATGGTTGCCTGGATTTTATGCTCTTCCGCCGGATGTACAGATTGCTAACTCAAACGCTTACCGGGAAGGGAAG ATATATGGAATCGACGCGGCGTCTGGTGCTGCTGTTTCAGCATTGGATATCTCAGCTGGAGATCATGTTCTTGACCTTTGTGCTGCTCCTG GTGCTAAGCTTTGTATGATATCCGACCTTCTTGGTGATTCGGGTTCTGTAACTGGTGTTGATGTTTCAAGCCATCGTTTAGCAGCCTGTAGGACAATGTTGCAGAAATATGCATTGGGCAATCACTGCCGACTATTTGTTGCTGATGGGACAAATTTTTCCCTCATACCCAGGAGAGTTCATTCAGATCCAAAATCAT GTGAATCTGCTTTGGAAGAGAATGTGACATTCAAGGAGTGGACATCTAGGAGACCatggaaagaaaggaaacaagCAGCTAGGATAAGAAAAAGTGGTGCCGTGCCGTCAGGGAATCAACTTCCAGACCTCATTTATTATGGCTGCCACTCTGGTGTGGTTGGACTGACTAAAAGTGAATTATACCAAACTTTTCGTGATGACGAATATTTGAGCTATGGCTATGACAAG GTCCTAGTGGATGCAGAGTGCACTCATGATGGATCCATTAAACATGTCCAGAAATTCGAACGGTGGGGCTGGGAAACTCTTCAACGCCGTGTACTGGATGCCGAGAGAAGTGATGGCCTCACTGTGCTTCAG TTGAAGCTCCTAACAAATGGTTTTCGATTGCTAAAAGCTGGGGGGATTCTTGTTTATAGCACTTGCAG TTTGACAGTTGCTCAGAACGAAGACGTGGTAAGGCAGTTTCTCGAGGGAAATCCTTGTGCAG AATTGCAGGTGATAGATGCTGCTGAAAATTGGCCTTGCAAGAACGGGCGAGTACCAAATACCCTGCGCTTTGATCCCTTGACTTCAAAAACGAGCGGACTGTTTGTCGCAAAGTTCTCGAAATTGACCATTTAA
- the LOC126604935 gene encoding thaumatin-like protein 1, with protein sequence MIPPNLTKILMAAPFSYHITFLLLIITRGVSAATFTFTNKCDFTVWPGILASSGSEKLDSTGFELPKGSSRVFQAPTGWSGRFWGRTGCSFDGSGRGSCSTGDCGSGELECNGAGAAPPATLAEFTLGSGSQDFYDVSLVDGYNLPMIVQGSGGSGACASTGCVTDLNRRCPAELKAEGGGACKSACDAFGSPEYCCNGAYGSPSTCKPSMYSQLFKSACPKSYSYAYDDASSTFTCTGADYTITFCASLTSSLKSSRDSSPQTDESGSGSGSDSGSNSIGSSLLANLATGDSTKTQPSTSMALQSMLILVISLALTF encoded by the exons ATGATTCCCCCAAATTTGACCAAAATCCTCATGGCAGCTCCATTTTCTTACCACATCACCTTCCTTCTTCTAATCATTACcagag GGGTGTCAGCAGCCACATTCACGTTCACAAATAAGTGCGACTTCACAGTATGGCCGGGAATTCTAGCTAGCTCCGGCAGCGAAAAGCTCGACAGCACCGGCTTCGAGCTCCCCAAAGGCAGCTCCCGCGTTTTCCAAGCCCCTACTGGCTGGTCCGGTCGGTTCTGGGGCCGAACCGGCTGCAGCTTCGACGGTTCCGGTCGCGGTTCGTGTTCAACCGGGGACTGCGGCTCGGGCGAGCTCGAGTGCAACGGAGCTGGAGCCGCCCCGCCAGCCACTCTAGCTGAGTTCACACTCGGTTCGGGTTCTCAAGACTTCTATGATGTCAGCCTTGTTGACGGTTATAACTTACCTATGATCGTTCAGGGGAGTGGGGGATCGGGTGCGTGCGCGTCCACCGGGTGTGTTACGGACCTTAACCGGAGGTGCCCTGCTGAGCTCAAAGCCGAAGGTGGCGGCGCGTGCAAGAGCGCGTGTGACGCGTTTGGAAGTCCGGAGTATTGTTGCAACGGCGCGTATGGTTCACCGTCTACATGCAAGCCGTCCATGTACTCACAATTGTTTAAGTCCGCGTGTCCCAAGTCGTATAGCTACGCTTATGATGACGCTTCGAGTACGTTTACGTGTACAGGTGCTGATTATACGATCACATTTTGCGCTTCTCTTACTTCGAG TCTAAAATCTTCAAGAGATTCGTCTCCACAAACTGATGAATCAGGGTCGGGGTCAGGGTCAGATTCTGGGTCGAACTCAATAGGTTCTTCATTGCTAGCCAATTTGGCCACTGGAGATTCAACCAAAACCCAACCTTCCACTTCCATGGCTCTTCAAAGCATGCTGATTTTGGTCATCTCTTTGGCTCTCACATTTTGA
- the LOC126604934 gene encoding uncharacterized protein LOC126604934 isoform X3 → MEEEEEASKPALPDAFLDFLKENGLDPSIYSESHSTPRYIRLKPGLEARIEEIEAEIKWKLEEVEWLPGFYALPPDVQIANSNAYREGKIYGIDAASGAAVSALDISAGDHVLDLCAAPGESALEENVTFKEWTSRRPWKERKQAARIRKSGAVPSGNQLPDLIYYGCHSGVVGLTKSELYQTFRDDEYLSYGYDKVLVDAECTHDGSIKHVQKFERWGWETLQRRVLDAERSDGLTVLQLKLLTNGFRLLKAGGILVYSTCSLTVAQNEDVVRQFLEGNPCAELQVIDAAENWPCKNGRVPNTLRFDPLTSKTSGLFVAKFSKLTI, encoded by the exons atggaagaagaagaagaagcttcgAAGCCGGCGCTGCCGGACGCCTTCCTCGATTTTCTGAAGGAGAACGGGTTGGACCCTTCCATTTATTCCGAGAGCCACTCGACCCCTCGTTACATAAG GTTAAAGCCTGGTTTGGAAGCTCGAATCGAAGAGATTGAAGCTGAGATCAAGTGGAAGCTTGAAGAAGTGGAATGGTTGCCTGGATTTTATGCTCTTCCGCCGGATGTACAGATTGCTAACTCAAACGCTTACCGGGAAGGGAAG ATATATGGAATCGACGCGGCGTCTGGTGCTGCTGTTTCAGCATTGGATATCTCAGCTGGAGATCATGTTCTTGACCTTTGTGCTGCTCCTG GTGAATCTGCTTTGGAAGAGAATGTGACATTCAAGGAGTGGACATCTAGGAGACCatggaaagaaaggaaacaagCAGCTAGGATAAGAAAAAGTGGTGCCGTGCCGTCAGGGAATCAACTTCCAGACCTCATTTATTATGGCTGCCACTCTGGTGTGGTTGGACTGACTAAAAGTGAATTATACCAAACTTTTCGTGATGACGAATATTTGAGCTATGGCTATGACAAG GTCCTAGTGGATGCAGAGTGCACTCATGATGGATCCATTAAACATGTCCAGAAATTCGAACGGTGGGGCTGGGAAACTCTTCAACGCCGTGTACTGGATGCCGAGAGAAGTGATGGCCTCACTGTGCTTCAG TTGAAGCTCCTAACAAATGGTTTTCGATTGCTAAAAGCTGGGGGGATTCTTGTTTATAGCACTTGCAG TTTGACAGTTGCTCAGAACGAAGACGTGGTAAGGCAGTTTCTCGAGGGAAATCCTTGTGCAG AATTGCAGGTGATAGATGCTGCTGAAAATTGGCCTTGCAAGAACGGGCGAGTACCAAATACCCTGCGCTTTGATCCCTTGACTTCAAAAACGAGCGGACTGTTTGTCGCAAAGTTCTCGAAATTGACCATTTAA